A window of Oryza glaberrima chromosome 2, OglaRS2, whole genome shotgun sequence genomic DNA:
TGCGACACACTTATTTCTCTCACGATGTCTCCATATTTGAACCTAAAACCTTTTTTTATACAACCTTATAGTACTCGCTTTTATAATTGGTttagaaaatcttatatttcTAACTATATTGCAGGTGGCATTGAAATATGGTTAGCTTGAGGAGGCGCCGGCTTTTGGGGCTTTGTTCTGGTATGAGACTCACTGCATTGTCATGATTTGTTTCCTGATATGTTTATGTAATTTTTCAGAGGAACTCTGTTGTGAAAATGTGCTACTTTATTTACTTACAAGTTATATACAAAGTCATCATAGCATGTCTTTCTTGGTTATGCTTATCAATTCTATTATGATCTGACTCTTCAATGGAACATGCTATACCTACTCTTTCAGATTAAAAAAAGCAGTACTGTgcacccaatttacaaatatcttGTACATgaaatttcttgattttgtttCTCTATTGGTATACCATCTGTAGTCAGCTTCCGTTGATACAACTTTGCAACTCCTTGTATACGTGTTTTATGTTGCTCCCCATGGTGTATAAGTTAGTGGGATTGGGAAATTATCTGGAGACCATAGGAGGAATTTGAATAGTCAATGGACCTTACAAGAACATGATTTGGCTGCGAACTAATTGctgttagaacctcaatggttactctcattaagaggatggcacaagagatggggcaattttctggtttttttctctcattcacaaacacaaagccataccttcccgaggaaggttggatacatatatatagccatagctggctgcaagcctattgctgcactcttctagtctaaaattcgaattttgaaagggatgctgtcctagagggcatcccaactgaataaagcataaaggggggcataaaggagatgctaaccgctgctgtcctactaaccgcagctgtcctagcaactgaaaatatgctaaaggagtagatgctgtcctgaaaaggtgaaaaggtgaaactacccaaaagcaaaagaaagaatcacaaacaaggaccacacagacttatccatcattctccccctaagtcttgtgcgtcgtcttgtggggaagttgggccatcccaatcctggagcagagctcgaggaacttgatcctcccaagaggcttggtgagcaagtccgcaagctggtccttggtgttgatgtagctcgccttgatgctcccttcctccaagtagcttcggatgaagtggtacctcacccggatgtgcttgctccgttcgtgaaaaacggggttctttgccagggccagagcggacttgctgtccaccctgagctctaccgctccaatgtctctgccgaggagatcaccaagcagtcgagcaagccagagcgcctaggtcgaagcggcggatgccgccatgtactcggcctcgcagctggacagggccaccacctgctgcttgatcGACTGCTAGCTAACGAggcactcgccgaggaagaagagaatcccgctcgtgctcttgttggtgtcgatgtcgccggcgtggtcgctgtcgctgtacccgacgaagtgtgccttgccaggacacctcgggtagtagagaccgtggtcgagagtccccgcaacgtagcggatgatcctcttcacagcctgctggtgctccgtcgtcggtcgctgcatgaaccgactgacgtagccgacggagaaggccaagtccggccgtgtgtgggtgaggtagcgaagactccccacaagacgccggtactgtgtagcatccacctcctccgtcgtgctatcgcggctcagcttcagtctctcctccatcggagtgagctgggttgcaatcggtgagcccagctagctcaacgacgcgcttggcgtaggcggtctgtcgaagcgtgatctcggagtcgtcctggtgcacttcgatccccaggtagaaggagagaggccccagatcactcatctggaaggtggccttcatctcctccttgaacgccgccacctccgcatccttggtgccggtgatcaccaagtcgtcgacgtagacaccTACCAGCAGggcatttcctccattgccccgccggtagatggccgcctcgtgcgggctttgctcgaagcccatccccttgagcgtggaatccaacttggcattccacgccctcggtgcctgccgcaagccgtagagggccttgtgcaggcgtagcaccttgccctccttgccgggGAGCACGAATCCCGGAggctggtgcacgtagacctcctccttcaagtcgccgttcagaaacgccgacttgacatccatgtgatggacaccccagccttcctgagcagccagcgcaaggaggagtcgcacagactccatccgtgccacgggagcgaaggcatcgtcgtagtcgatcccctcctgctgcacgaaaccgcgtgccaccaagcgagccttgtgcttgacgatggctccggcttcatccctcttcagcttgaacacccacttaagggtaatcgcgcggtgaccacgagggaggtcagcaagctcccaggtgcggttctcctgaaccgcgtccatctccgactgcatcgcggcacgccatgccgcgtgtttctcggcctctgcgaaagaccgaggctcaccgtcgtcgcacgcaaggtgcaactgcgcctccaggtcgcgaggcacctgtcccggcaccggctggtcgccgagaagatcttccatcgtacggtaccgtagctgctcgccgtcgtggtacgcgtcgatgcgctccccgtcgtgggagagcggagtagcgaactccaccgggctgcgctcaacacgagctggcgtcggagtagacgtgcccggaggagtggctgttggtgctggagcgcGTGGGGTCACCGGCTGGGGCGGTGTCGGCGAAGAGCTCGTTGTAGTCGAAGTCGTGGTCCGAGGATGTGTTGGTGTCGAAGTCGGTGGAGGCTCGGGGACTGGGGTAGACacgctcggtgaagaagagctgcctactcccccagctccctcgaagtggacgtactcgatggtgaagtcatcgtacgtcggagtcgaaccatcgtccaccgccttgtcccatacccaccctcgcccttcgtcgaacactacgtcgcgcgccgtgcgcacacgctgtgtctccgggtcgagaatgcggtaggccttcgagccctccgcgtagccgatgaacacccctggggtgctcctgtcATCGAGCTTGCCGATGTGTCCAAACTCCTTGGCGAACGCAAGGCAGCCGAAGGCCCGTaggtgggagaccgccggcttgcgcccatgccaagcctcgtacggtgtcctgccattgagagccttggtaggcgagcggttgaggatgtagacggccgtcaccaccgcctctccccagaagatggccggcatccccctctgcttgaggagagcccgagccatccccacaaccgtctggttgcgccgctcgacgacgccgttctgctgcgggctgtacggcgcggtgtagtggcgctgaatgccctcatcagcgcagtacgacgcgaattcagccgccgtgaattcgccgccgttgtcggtgcgcagcacgcgcagcttgcggccacactccgcctctgcagcagcctgcgcgtgcctgatggcgtccgcagcctctcccttgctgccgaggaccatcacccacatgtagcgggagaggtcgtcgacgagcagcaggaagtaacgtcgtcctcctggtgtggccggtgtcactgggccacacaagtccccgtgcacgagctcgagccgttccttggctcggaagctcgtctgctggggaaaggggagccgccgctgcttcgtcaccacgcagacgtcgcagagctgctccacgtggtcaaggcacggcatgcctcgcaccatctccttggcactgagctgcttcagggcctcgaagtggaggtgcccgaagcgctcgtgccactgccacgcctcgtcgtcccgacgagcagcgaggcaaactggttgtgcgacctgcgcgctgaggatgtagagtcgattagtgcctctggttaccttggcaagaaggcgacgacggcgatcccaaatcctcatgagtccgtcctcgaccaacacgcgtgagccgttctcatccagctgtcccacgctgatgatagaattcctcaacgcggagatgtagtagactccggtgagcagcctgtgctcaccggacttggcagtgaaggtgacggagccaacgcccttgatctccacgccggaggcgtccccaaacttgacagagcctcggacgctggagtcgaactcggtgaagaactcccgtcggccggtcatgtgatgggtggcgccggtgtcgaggtaccacccatcagccttgtcgttgcTGGAGTCGTTGCAGAGGGAGACGAGTACCTTCGGCTCATCGAGGTGGAGAAAAGCCGTtgcggccggtgccgctggaggtcgctcgatgcttgcgtgagccaggagcagagccggttcttcctcctccacccgtgcaacgtgggcctggccgcgtcgtggctggcgacagtctttggcccaatggccaagcttgccacaattgcggcaggcgtcgtctcgtgccggcttgtggttgccggcggcgccgccttggGCGCCTCTGCGAGCACCACCCTCGGCGCGTCTTCGCGCCCACCGCAACTGGACACCTCCGCGCCCCTTGCGCGGCTTGCGGCCGCCTGTCGAGGGAGaagactcccccttcctcccgtcgcTCTGAGAAGCCTCCCACTGTTCtcgagtgagatggagcttcccgccgatggtgataggccccgagagaggttgtggctcatcaccatcgacgaccttgaggcgacctaacgcctcctctatcgacatcgtggagaggtccagcagagactcgatcgagcgagcgatctgcctgtacttctctgggacgcagcgaaagagcttctcgacagctctctcctcgtcgtaggtgtcgtcgccgtactgcaccatcttctgcaaaagagtgttgagacggagggcaaagtcatcaacatcctcacccggcttgaaggccaggttctcccactccttgcggagtgcctgcagtgtggacttgcgggcgcggtcgctgccgatgcgtgccgcagcgatggcgtcccaggcctccttggcagtccgcttctgggaaagcgagaactgcatctcgggcgggactgcagcgatgagggcatccagtgcccgccgatcctcatcgtagtcgacgtcgccgtaccggactgcctcccacatgtgccgcacctggagcctcaccctcatcaccgcggcccactcgatgtagttggttttggtgagggtaggccacccaccgccgggaccaaagtccctgaccaccgtctggacgccgtgatgaccatgccgccggtcaggggagggagagccgcgctgcctacgagggccgcgcgcgggctccgggctgccgccggcacgccagCGCCCGTCTAGGTTCCCGTCGGCGGGTGCGCGGTCCcttggaccgccgccgccgccgtgggggtgggctgctgcccaccgctctgcccgctcccgcgcccttcctcttgccagctcctcaagctccctgtcggcggtgatgtcgccggcgatggagccgttgatgctgctgcgcaaggtctcaacctctacctccgccgcacgtgccgcatcttccgccgcctctgcttccgcctccgccctggctgctgccaactccgctgccgccagtctggccgccctcgctgctgctgcagcggtctgagccgttgctcgcctgcgctcttctgctgcggcgagctcggcgtcctgctgacgccgagtgctcgaggcgaccgaacgccgAGACCGAACGTCGGACATGGCGTGCCTCCGGGAGGCTgctgcgtggagagggggaagggagagggaaaggagcagccggtgctgctgctgctgctgttggctgagagctcaaccgagcttgggaaggggtggaacaggagatgtttagcctacaggaaagtgtggctctgataccagatgttagaacctcaatggttactctcattgagaagaggatggcacaagagatggggcaattttctggtttttttctctcattcacaaacacaaagccataccttcccgaggaaggttggatacatatatatagccatagctggctgcaagcctattgctgcactcttctagtctaaaattcgaattttgaaagggatgctgtcctagagggcatcccaactgaataaagcataaaggggggcataaaggagatgctaaccgctgctgtcctactaaccgcagctgtcctagcaactgaaaatatgctaaaggagtagatgctgtcctgaaaaggtgaaaaggtgaaactacccaaaagcaaaagaaagaatcacaaacaaggaccacacAGACTTATCCATCAATTGCTTCCAGCACCAGAATTATCTGTGCAAAGAATTTAGACGGGAGTTGCCGTAGCCCTGATGGTACCATGATTAGATGGAGCACGTATAATCTGTTCCATATTGCATGGTGTGGAATGAAGTACTTTAAACATTTTTCTGCTGACTGGTTAGCTTACTATGAGCAGTCTTTGCAAAATTTATTATGGAAATCAATAAGGGAAGGCTTTCTATATATGTCGTGCTTCCTCTACCGTTCTTGTAATTTTTATTCAAAGATGTATATCAGTGCCCTTTGTGGgttaaaaatcaattttgtttAAAGAGTAAGTTGCATTGCCCACCATCTGATTGTAAACACAGCAGCTTGCACTATTTGTAAGTTAACACACCACTTCCACCTTCTAAGTTCACAGAAATTGGGCTCTCTGAACCAGGTTCAGTGGTTCATGAACATTATGTGAGGTGGGATGCACCCAAATGCTGGTGTAGCAATGGCCAGAGGCCATTCATTGTCCTGTTAGGATGCTGTGCGCCATACTGAAGGTGATTTCTTTGGGGGCATGTCTGAGCTGGCTTATTCACCCACACAGGAGGTGAAAGTGAATTCCTTGTTTTGCAATGGCATAACAGAACGGTCAAGCCGATTCTCACCCTCCATTTGGTTAGCTCCTGACATCACAGGTCATGTTGGACACACCTGGGTCTTTGTTCACATGGATATATGAGCCATTTCGTGGATGTGCCCACAAAGGTCTCAATGCACCATTTCCATCTCATTGTCGGAATGAGGCAAACCTGTAACAATAAACATGCTTTTACATGGCGGAAGAGTGCTCAATTTGTCCAAATTACATGGTGGAAGATGATATTTTAATGTGTTAAATGTCACAAGCTGCGGTTTTACATGAACAGATGGTGCAAAATTGCATATTACTTATGTTTAAATAAATTTAGAGGGCTATCGCAAATGTCAGCGTCAAGTGTTCTGGTATTCTTTTCTGAAGCTACATGTAACTCTAGAAGTATTTCAGCAAGAAGGGTGTAAGTTCATACTATTGTGTAGGCACACAGAAATGAAACAAGGGCAGATGTAGCCAGATTCGTGCAACTATACAAATCCTAATATAGTAAGACATCGTAACTACAAATATGCTGTGTGAATCACTGTTAGAAGCACATGGCTTCTGGTGAACTGTTGATTTGACCAACAATCGAGATTACGGACAAAATACTATTGGCAAAATAAGATTATTTCGAAGTATGACTATATTGTTTTCTCATCGTACTTCTTCCCATGAACCCAAGCAAGGGGATCATTTATGCAACACATACCTCCCTAGACAGCTAGACCAATGAATGTATTATGCGTACACTTTGAACGCTCATATTAATTTACCTTTTGTTTCAGGGAAAGATTCGTTACCGGTTGATTTTCCAAAGCCTAGTGACAATGAAAATTCTGTGGAAGTTGCACACCCTAACATAAAGCCATTCAGTGTGCACCCGCTGCCCCTGGTAAGTTTAACACCTCAATGCCAGTACAACTTTGCTGCAAAAATGTTTTGCTAGTTGCCACCTTGTGTTGTGTTTGATTATCTGTGAAAACCATGCTATCACAGTTTCTATTTATAGTTAATGGATATTACAAGTTATGGTATATTCAAGCATATCACCAAAGTTTCTGTGACAGAACTCTGACAATCATTTTCGCAAGTTAATTTACCATTGTTGGTTTAATCTTTACTTTGATTTTTACCATTTTAATTGTATTTTAGAATAGTGTGAATAAAATAACTGTATTTTCGCAAGGCTGTCATTGACCATAAAATTATACTACCAAATTAGCACCTTCAAAAAACTAATGGTATGATTTAAGGAGTTCAAATTTATACCCACTACATTGATAAATCCTTGTCAACTTTTACTAAAATGGAGTTACCTTGGCAATAATTTGTTTATGCCCATTTTGACTTCTCCATTAATAACTGGATTATGGGTCCACTGCGTTTTTGGCGGGCAAGTAAGTGAGGAAAATTAATGAGGCCAAATGAGTGAATATTAATTGGAAAGCACTCATGGGCTCGTGGCATATATTTGTGAACAAATAAAGTAGTAAAAAGCCATAGTAAAAAGTTACAAGTATTTGTGAAGGATATCAAAATCGAATGGGATTCTGATTTTGGTTTTGAACTTCGAATATGTCAGAAATATATTCAGTTGCTCTTTCTCTGACAATAAATGGTACAACCTGTGGCTTTTCAGAAATAACACGTCAGGCACTGACAAGCTATTTCTTAACATAGCGCTGTAAGATAGATTGTGCTTGACTGCTCCTTGTGTCAATGGACTACTTTGATGGTGTTCTCTTTTTATCATATCTACTTTACCTTCTAGTACTTTTATCTACATGGTGGGAAAATAAGTAAAACCAATGGATTGAATAACAAGATTGCTgctcttgtttgttttgttgcagTGCCACTTTTCAACAGTAGCTTCATGTGTTATactaattccttttttttcttctgtttcatATGGTTTGCTTTATAGTGACTCCTTAGAAACTACATTATTTTCTGATGCTTCTGAACACATGCTATTTGCACTGGCAACGATGGTTTTGTTTGTTAAAATGTACCTTTTTGTTGCAGACTAAAAATTCTGATGTACTTCTGGAATCTTCAAATGGGTCTGATTCTTTAAAGGAAGAGAAAAACCATTACTATCCAGGTTCATATTATTTCATAGTACTCTTTGTATTTCCTTAAAGTATATAGTCCAGGTAAATTTTATATGGCAAATGGTTGTTTTATAATTCGGTATCAGAAATCTTATCTAGGTACAACTCTATAATAGTCCCATCAAATTAGGCTGACTTTGAACTTCTTGAATCATGATGAAACTGAATCCATTCTTGGCCCAACTTTCTCATTGAAGCATTGAACACAACAGGATATATTATGTTTTAGCAACCAATAGAAAGGACGCTTCTGATCCATGAACAGACTTGCACATGAATTGAGATTACCCCGAACGTGATGTCGAGGATGAAACTGCTCTCACCAAAACCAGATAGAGTTGAATTACATAACTAAGTGACCTGACCTGGGATGTTTCACTAGAGCCTTTTCTTTCTCTAAAAGattctaccttttcttttccatgAATTCCCTTTTTTTATTCATGTACAGAAACtcttttgttattttatttcAGATTTGCATTGGTTACCTTCATCCTTAATGAGGTATCCAAAGGCATAAGCTGAAcgtgtcatttttattttgaaaaaaatataatttccttccttttatatttatagGCAAGGAAATCAAGCGCAGAAAACGACATAGAAGAAAGCAGTATGTGGACCAAGAACCATGCATAATGAGAGGGGTCTACTTCAAAAACATGAAATGGCAAGCTGCTATAAAAGTTGACAAGAAACAAATCCACTTAGGTACTGTCGGGACACAGGAGGAAGCAGCCCGACTATATGATAGGTATTAGCTGGACTTTTATGCACGATTATGATATTTCTATCTTTGCATATAATATCATGTTCTGCTTTGTTAGTAATATGCTGATACTTGTATacaatactataaatctaattTACTTTAATATCATGAAGAAGTGATATATTGATATATGCTAGAAAATATTACAAAGGAACTAGCTAGTCTGCAAAGTTATCGGAGTAATAGCCAAAAATTTTTAGAAGCACCTTCACCAAAACAGTACAATGTTGCTTTATCAAATCTGTTTGTTGTCTCAATAAACTAaggtttttttattatataatgaTTAAAGACTGTTAACATCCTAAAAGATCAATATTGTTCCATGCTTAAGGTGGACTACTCATCATTGTTGGCATACAACCCTCAAGCCTGTATACATAGAGTATAGGTTGCATCATATGCATATTACTTCAAACGCCACTTGCATATCTGCCGCGGCCAACTGATCATAATTTATTGTGTAGGAGAAGCTGATATTTTGTTTGAACTGACTAGATTTGACATATCAACACAGGGCTGCTTTTATGTGTGGAAGGGAGCCAAACTTTGAACTTtctgaggaagagaagaaagaactaCAGAATTACACCTGGAAGGACTTCTTGGATATGACTCGAGACACCATAACCAGCAAAAGTAAGACGagaattttaaaatttcttgTGGTTGTCACTTAATTTTTCCCTGCTAGTAGTCAAgtacatcaatatatatatcattaatagtAGACTATAACATACTTTTTGTTCATTTGTTTGTCTTCAGAACAAAGGAAAGTTGGATTAATAAGGCGCAATAAGACGGACTCGCTGGTAGGACAGAGTGATGGTGATACTGAGATGATCAATGGTGGCGGCTCATCGCACTCGGAAGATGGAGATGCTGAGACCTCAGCATCTTAATTAAGACTGCCACCAGAGTTCATGGACAGCCAGATTGGGTCTTTCAACAGATTCGTTTCAATGAAGACATAATTTCCATTTAGGTTTTTGTTCTCTCAATAATTAATTTCATGTGCATAAGGGCCCTGATGGTCTGATAAAGGTTAGGCTAGAGAAATCATGCCATCCCATATAAAGTTGGAGATGGTCCATTATAGGAACACATTTCTCTGAGCAAATGAGCAATCATGTATAGAAACACCAATTCCTGAACTGTGTATATCTTTACCCCAAATTTCTCTACATGTAACTAGATTACACATTTAATAAagaatttatttttcctttcaattaCTGTATCTTTCATTCTTTCAAGGAAGCATGATCCGTTACATTTATCCATTAAACATTGAATATGCCAGTTTCTAGATGACATTAAACCTTTTGTTTGTTCCCCTCCTCGCTCTCTAAAAATTGTATTGAGTACGAGAAAGCAAAATTAGCACCATGATTTGGCCATTGTCTTGTTTTTTACCCCCAAATTATCGTTTACACCACAATTTCGTACCTGCGTCCATCCCTCTGTTTATACAGACGTGTAAGTATGAGGCCAACCGAATAatttatctctatctctactatttaaAAAGTCTATAGTGGTCATGGTGAAGCCAACCTAACGGACACGTGTCCTATGAAACCATTGGATTGGGACAGATCCAACGGAAAATGCTACGCATACGGTGATTTTGTACGATTTTTATACGATCAAACGAGGACGGCGGTTGGCATCGTTACGCGGACGGCGCTTGGCATCTTAACGTTACGTGGTGCATGCGTATGTTGCAGCCCAAGCCCATACGCATATactcattattttattttgcctttttttctctGTATCCAAATAAATATAAACCATGCCAAACATTGGCTCATACATGAACATTTGCTGCATCTTATCGACTTATCCTGATTTGTGCCATTGGAAATTTAGAATACTTCCAGCTAGGGGTGATGCTACCAGGGACCGAGGTGCAAGgat
This region includes:
- the LOC127762184 gene encoding ethylene-responsive transcription factor-like protein At4g13040, producing MVSLRRRRLLGLCSGKDSLPVDFPKPSDNENSVEVAHPNIKPFSVHPLPLTKNSDVLLESSNGSDSLKEEKNHYYPGKEIKRRKRHRRKQYVDQEPCIMRGVYFKNMKWQAAIKVDKKQIHLGTVGTQEEAARLYDRAAFMCGREPNFELSEEEKKELQNYTWKDFLDMTRDTITSKKQRKVGLIRRNKTDSLVGQSDGDTEMINGGGSSHSEDGDAETSAS